In Clostridium sp. SY8519, one genomic interval encodes:
- a CDS encoding FAD-dependent oxidoreductase, translated as MEEEKFDVIIVGAGLAGNIAAYLLAQGGLEVLIVERGSKPGAKNVTGGRLYSHSLEKIFPNFAEEAPVERKITRERISLVTEDGATTVEYAAPKLGEQGKATYSILRSRFDPWLAEKAEEAGAMAINGIRVDEVLVDDKGKAIGVNAGGEEMYADCILLADGVNSLLAQQLGMKKELKPSQTAVGVKEVIRLGEDRINERFGVSSEEGVSWLFAGDTTKGNIGGGFLYTDKESVSIGVVATIEDIGRNDIAPRDMVERLKEHPAVRPLIAGGELEEYSAHLVTEGGYDMIPELYRDGVLLAGDAAAFVMNLGYTIRGMDLCIESARLAAETILAAHAAGDYSKQFLSRYENTLNDSFVMKDMKHFHRMPAFIENHRIFEQYPELADEIMTDLFVMYGQEPEKFRKKAMRAARKIGLMNLAKDVRKGLGAV; from the coding sequence ATGGAAGAAGAAAAATTTGACGTCATTATTGTAGGCGCCGGCCTGGCTGGCAATATTGCTGCTTATCTGCTGGCACAGGGCGGTCTGGAAGTCCTTATTGTCGAGCGTGGAAGCAAGCCGGGAGCAAAAAATGTAACAGGCGGACGGCTGTACAGCCACAGCCTGGAGAAGATTTTTCCGAACTTTGCAGAGGAGGCGCCGGTGGAACGAAAGATCACCAGAGAACGGATCTCCCTGGTGACGGAAGACGGGGCGACCACCGTAGAGTATGCGGCGCCGAAACTGGGAGAACAGGGCAAAGCGACCTATTCCATCCTGAGAAGCAGATTCGATCCCTGGCTGGCGGAAAAGGCGGAAGAAGCCGGCGCCATGGCAATCAACGGCATCCGCGTGGATGAAGTCCTGGTGGATGACAAGGGCAAGGCGATTGGTGTAAATGCCGGCGGGGAAGAAATGTATGCAGACTGCATTCTTCTGGCGGACGGTGTCAACTCCCTTCTTGCCCAGCAGCTGGGAATGAAAAAAGAACTGAAGCCTTCCCAGACGGCGGTTGGTGTAAAAGAAGTCATCCGCCTGGGAGAGGACAGGATCAATGAGCGGTTTGGCGTATCCTCTGAAGAAGGGGTTTCCTGGCTGTTTGCGGGAGACACCACAAAAGGAAATATTGGCGGCGGATTCCTGTATACCGATAAGGAGTCCGTATCCATCGGAGTGGTAGCCACCATTGAGGACATCGGACGCAATGACATCGCGCCCCGGGATATGGTCGAGCGTCTGAAGGAGCATCCGGCTGTCCGCCCGCTGATTGCGGGAGGGGAACTGGAAGAGTATTCCGCCCATCTGGTAACGGAAGGCGGCTATGACATGATTCCGGAACTGTATCGGGACGGCGTGCTGCTGGCCGGTGATGCGGCGGCATTTGTCATGAATCTGGGATATACCATTCGCGGCATGGATCTGTGCATTGAATCCGCGCGCCTGGCGGCGGAAACCATTCTGGCGGCCCATGCGGCGGGGGATTACAGCAAACAGTTCTTATCCCGGTATGAGAACACGTTAAATGACAGTTTTGTCATGAAAGATATGAAACACTTTCATCGGATGCCTGCGTTTATTGAAAATCACAGGATTTTTGAACAGTATCCGGAGCTTGCGGATGAAATTATGACGGATCTGTTTGTGATGTACGGACAGGAGCCGGAAAAATTCCGCAAAAAGGCGATGCGGGCAGCCAGAAAAATCGGTCTGATGAATCTTGCAAAAGATGTACGGAAAGGATTGGGGGCGGTATAA
- a CDS encoding electron transfer flavoprotein subunit beta/FixA family protein: MNILVCIKQVPDAQEVTFDPDTAQRKEGAALVVNPFDTYALETAVRIKDSNPDTTVTVLSAGEKHAEEALKTCLAVGADQAWLVSDPAFAGGDTLAVSRVLAAAIRNIEAESGAFDILFFGNQATDGDTAQVGPQTAELLGIPQVTYGVDASDAGDRVEVKQESDAGYTVISVSKPCLVAITQTSFEPRYPTIKSKLAAKKVKVPVLTAADLGLDPDTVGTAGSVSAILEAFLPPKREGGIVIDEGSAEESTVKLAHVLSDRGFI; this comes from the coding sequence ATGAACATTCTCGTATGTATCAAACAGGTACCGGATGCGCAGGAAGTAACGTTTGATCCGGATACCGCACAGCGGAAAGAAGGGGCGGCGCTGGTGGTTAATCCCTTTGACACCTATGCGCTGGAAACCGCTGTCCGGATCAAGGACAGTAATCCGGACACGACAGTAACCGTATTGAGCGCCGGCGAAAAACATGCAGAAGAAGCGTTAAAGACCTGTTTGGCCGTAGGGGCGGACCAGGCCTGGCTCGTTTCGGATCCGGCTTTCGCAGGCGGTGATACGCTGGCAGTCAGCAGGGTGCTGGCAGCTGCCATCCGTAACATTGAGGCAGAATCCGGCGCGTTTGACATCCTGTTTTTCGGCAACCAGGCCACAGACGGAGATACGGCGCAGGTAGGGCCGCAGACCGCGGAACTGCTGGGAATCCCGCAGGTTACTTACGGAGTCGACGCATCGGACGCGGGAGACCGGGTAGAAGTGAAACAGGAAAGCGATGCGGGATATACAGTGATCAGCGTATCCAAACCATGTCTGGTAGCCATCACCCAGACGTCCTTTGAGCCGCGTTATCCGACCATTAAGAGCAAACTGGCCGCGAAAAAGGTCAAAGTGCCGGTGCTGACGGCTGCTGATCTCGGCCTGGATCCGGATACCGTGGGAACGGCAGGATCCGTATCTGCGATCCTTGAAGCATTTCTTCCCCCGAAACGGGAAGGAGGCATCGTGATTGATGAAGGTTCTGCGGAAGAATCAACGGTTAAGCTGGCCCATGTACTGAGCGACAGGGGATTCATTTAG
- a CDS encoding prenyltransferase: protein MRDGKTGHGEHKGQAAGNGRLTPGILWSMTTPWAVFLSALMPAVFGVVLALEQGGNLKVWNVALVLLIPCLLNAGVNLVNDYYDYRNGNDTPENIVAKEEGPLAYYRILDARPARTLGFVLFAAAAVLGIAVLVFCSWKPLLIGLIGAGIALTYSGSKVSTSYLPVGEPLSGFTLGGLVPLAVTAALTDRLDWMVLWKAVPMMLIVTMFMLDNNTCDMVRDEAAGRKTLPILIGRKASERLAHVLTVIWMGLIFGILAVWYPGALPFMAAAVFICRKGLMGIFRVPRTRETKLPATLVLTQVAFSVAIGYPVSILLHLLLFPSFGS, encoded by the coding sequence ATGCGCGATGGAAAAACCGGTCATGGGGAACACAAAGGACAGGCAGCAGGGAATGGCAGGCTGACTCCCGGGATTCTGTGGTCAATGACGACACCCTGGGCGGTGTTCCTGTCTGCCCTCATGCCGGCCGTCTTTGGCGTGGTTCTGGCCCTGGAACAGGGAGGAAATCTGAAGGTCTGGAATGTGGCGCTGGTTTTGCTGATTCCCTGTCTTCTGAATGCGGGCGTCAATCTTGTCAATGATTATTATGACTACAGGAACGGAAATGATACCCCGGAAAATATTGTGGCAAAAGAAGAAGGACCGCTGGCTTACTACAGAATTCTCGATGCCCGGCCGGCAAGAACCCTCGGATTTGTGCTGTTTGCCGCTGCGGCAGTCCTGGGAATTGCGGTACTGGTATTCTGCAGCTGGAAGCCGCTGCTGATCGGGTTGATCGGCGCCGGTATCGCGCTGACTTATTCCGGAAGCAAAGTATCCACCTCCTATCTGCCTGTGGGAGAACCCCTGTCCGGCTTTACCCTGGGAGGTCTGGTTCCGCTGGCGGTCACGGCTGCGCTGACGGACCGTCTGGACTGGATGGTTCTGTGGAAAGCAGTGCCTATGATGCTGATCGTTACCATGTTTATGCTGGACAATAATACCTGTGATATGGTCCGTGATGAAGCAGCCGGCAGAAAGACACTGCCGATCCTCATAGGCAGAAAAGCGTCCGAACGGCTGGCCCATGTGCTGACCGTCATTTGGATGGGCCTGATATTCGGAATCCTGGCGGTCTGGTATCCGGGGGCGCTGCCCTTTATGGCCGCGGCAGTTTTTATCTGCCGAAAGGGACTTATGGGTATTTTCCGCGTACCCCGTACCAGGGAGACCAAACTGCCGGCCACTCTGGTCCTGACGCAGGTGGCATTTTCTGTGGCCATCGGATATCCGGTATCAATCTTGCTGCATCTGCTGCTGTTTCCGTCATTCGGCAGTTAG
- a CDS encoding response regulator transcription factor yields MIRIVIADDHTIVREGLKLMLDHQPGIEVIGTASDGQGAYDLVEELHPDIVLLDISMPPGESGVVTAGRIHSDWPDTKIIMITMYAEKEYLLYTVQIGVSGYVLKNAPEADIVDAIRTVQDGGVYVSKEMLPYLVQGFVNRNREEEDAYLRLTEREIEILTLIAKGYGNKEISEKLFISVKTVESYKSKIMNKLDVKSRPELVEYALKKKLVQY; encoded by the coding sequence TTGATCAGGATTGTTATTGCAGACGATCACACAATCGTGCGGGAAGGACTGAAACTGATGCTGGATCATCAGCCGGGTATCGAAGTCATCGGAACCGCGTCGGACGGACAGGGCGCATATGATCTGGTAGAGGAGCTGCATCCGGATATTGTACTGCTGGATATCAGTATGCCTCCGGGAGAGAGCGGCGTAGTGACCGCCGGACGGATTCACAGCGACTGGCCGGATACGAAGATCATTATGATTACGATGTACGCGGAAAAGGAGTACCTGTTATATACCGTGCAGATCGGGGTTTCCGGATATGTGCTGAAAAACGCGCCGGAAGCGGACATTGTAGATGCGATCCGGACAGTTCAGGACGGAGGCGTCTACGTCAGCAAGGAAATGCTGCCTTATCTGGTGCAGGGTTTTGTAAACCGCAACCGGGAAGAAGAGGATGCCTACCTGCGGCTGACAGAGCGGGAGATCGAAATCCTTACGCTGATTGCCAAAGGATACGGTAATAAGGAAATCAGCGAAAAGCTGTTTATTTCTGTAAAAACAGTTGAAAGCTATAAATCCAAAATCATGAATAAGCTGGATGTAAAGAGCCGGCCGGAACTGGTGGAATATGCGTTAAAAAAGAAACTGGTGCAGTACTGA
- a CDS encoding 4Fe-4S binding protein, with amino-acid sequence MAIWSDYLTRKLIFEEHPNRCNDFCLDHIQTHTPCHRCETICPRQVFSSDPPAWGLCDGCGLCVSVCPSRCIAPAQIQAQNLYERIRRNREHLLLSCSRQTADTDGLVPCLASLPWELIALAALNGQGVTLLKGPCSDCPMAPHMELFAQSLDTLNEFFGSEFCDAHIRVTDSPEGAAQQTYSRREAFQLFFSRSKQTAGQLLPSLESAVPDGTLWRQLLVRRLQSLPEPLPVQLPLPSFSDSCYGCTVCSSVCPSRAIHRIPDETHPDLVYLALIPWRCTGCGICVQACPAGALSDPVPRQTEDLTRPLLHRAPLSVCRKCGQPLPKPSSDGLCASCRGITPDQLHW; translated from the coding sequence ATGGCAATCTGGAGTGATTATCTTACCAGAAAACTGATATTTGAAGAACACCCCAACCGCTGCAATGACTTCTGCCTGGATCATATCCAGACACATACCCCCTGCCACCGGTGTGAAACAATCTGCCCCCGGCAGGTTTTTTCATCCGATCCGCCCGCCTGGGGCCTGTGTGACGGGTGCGGTCTCTGTGTCAGCGTCTGTCCGTCCCGCTGCATTGCGCCTGCGCAGATTCAGGCACAGAATCTGTACGAGCGCATCCGCCGGAACCGGGAGCATCTTCTGCTTTCCTGCAGCCGTCAGACCGCGGACACCGACGGTCTGGTGCCCTGTCTGGCTTCCCTTCCCTGGGAGCTGATCGCCCTGGCAGCGCTGAACGGGCAGGGTGTCACTTTACTGAAAGGGCCCTGCAGTGACTGCCCGATGGCACCGCACATGGAATTGTTCGCGCAAAGCCTGGATACTCTGAATGAATTCTTCGGATCAGAATTCTGCGACGCGCATATCCGCGTCACAGATTCCCCGGAGGGTGCCGCACAGCAGACCTATTCCCGCCGGGAGGCATTTCAGCTGTTCTTTTCCCGTTCCAAACAGACGGCCGGACAGCTGCTGCCCTCTTTAGAGTCTGCCGTACCGGACGGCACCCTGTGGCGTCAGCTTCTTGTCCGCCGGCTTCAGTCTCTGCCTGAGCCGCTGCCTGTTCAGCTGCCTCTTCCATCCTTTTCCGACAGCTGCTACGGATGCACCGTCTGCAGTTCTGTCTGCCCCTCCCGCGCCATTCACCGGATTCCGGATGAAACGCATCCGGACCTCGTTTACCTTGCCCTGATTCCCTGGCGCTGCACCGGATGCGGGATCTGTGTACAGGCATGTCCGGCCGGGGCGCTTTCCGACCCGGTTCCCCGGCAGACAGAAGACCTGACCCGCCCCCTGCTGCACCGCGCGCCTCTTTCTGTCTGCCGCAAATGCGGACAGCCCCTGCCGAAGCCTTCTTCCGACGGCCTCTGCGCATCCTGCAGGGGAATTACGCCGGATCAGCTCCACTGGTAG
- a CDS encoding polyprenyl synthetase family protein produces the protein MKYLELAGLSEDMLQVEENLREFLDTGERSHALAEIIREQLEIRGKRLRPLLVLLSGRLGNPDSRTRSRLCKTAALIEMVHMASLIHDDIVDDSPLRRGRPSVQAKYGKDMAVYAGDFFLSRILQILMRENLTETGMLFGRTVESMCWGEIGQLAGYFDTSMTADRYLENIYGKTVAVCELACVSGGREGGCSDETVGQLLQLGNSFGFLFQIRDDLLDFLSEEQAEGKPVHTDLREGILTLPVLCALECDESREQITGLIERFHRGEGTDTEMQRLDALIRQSGGMEQAVRIMENYGAAAERSIRQLPACDAREALAAVIQMLRLPDSIHKQGSVA, from the coding sequence ATGAAATATCTGGAATTAGCCGGACTCAGTGAAGATATGCTGCAGGTGGAAGAAAATCTGCGGGAGTTTCTGGATACCGGAGAAAGATCCCACGCTTTGGCAGAAATTATCCGGGAACAGCTGGAAATCCGGGGCAAACGGCTGCGTCCGCTGCTGGTGCTTCTGTCCGGCAGGCTGGGAAATCCGGATTCCCGGACCCGCAGTCGGCTGTGTAAAACTGCCGCGCTGATTGAAATGGTGCATATGGCTTCGCTGATTCACGATGATATCGTGGATGATTCCCCGCTGCGGCGGGGACGGCCTTCTGTGCAGGCGAAATATGGCAAGGATATGGCAGTATACGCAGGTGATTTCTTCCTGAGCCGTATCCTGCAGATCCTGATGCGGGAGAATCTCACAGAAACAGGCATGCTGTTCGGGAGAACCGTGGAGTCCATGTGCTGGGGAGAAATCGGTCAGCTGGCCGGCTATTTTGATACTTCCATGACAGCAGACCGTTATCTGGAAAATATATACGGAAAGACAGTGGCCGTCTGTGAACTGGCTTGTGTTTCCGGCGGGAGAGAAGGCGGGTGCTCCGATGAAACAGTGGGACAGCTGCTGCAGCTGGGAAATTCCTTCGGCTTTCTGTTTCAGATCCGGGACGATCTGCTGGATTTCCTGTCGGAAGAACAGGCGGAGGGCAAACCGGTCCATACAGATCTGCGGGAAGGGATTCTTACGCTTCCGGTCCTGTGCGCGCTGGAGTGTGATGAAAGCAGGGAGCAGATCACCGGGCTGATTGAACGCTTCCACCGGGGAGAGGGAACGGACACGGAGATGCAGCGGCTGGATGCCCTGATCCGGCAGTCCGGCGGTATGGAGCAGGCAGTCCGTATCATGGAGAATTACGGCGCGGCGGCGGAACGCAGCATCCGGCAGCTTCCGGCATGTGACGCAAGGGAAGCGCTGGCGGCAGTGATTCAGATGCTCCGTCTTCCGGACAGTATTCACAAGCAGGGATCCGTAGCGTAG
- a CDS encoding twin-arginine translocase TatA/TatE family subunit has protein sequence MTGTGLGLGEILIVFLIAYVVVGPKDMKRAVRKLAGGIREIKRMGTEIKGDLNLDHELASVRNSVDSARESADRTIHAGDSTGELNRIHQEISKEYRMLEDAVHAPADEKKQEA, from the coding sequence ATGACCGGTACAGGACTTGGACTCGGTGAAATTCTGATTGTGTTCCTGATTGCTTATGTAGTTGTGGGACCGAAAGATATGAAGCGGGCGGTGAGAAAACTGGCAGGAGGGATCCGTGAAATCAAACGTATGGGGACGGAGATCAAGGGAGACCTGAATCTGGATCATGAGCTTGCTTCTGTGCGGAATTCCGTGGACTCCGCGCGGGAGTCTGCGGACCGGACGATTCATGCCGGAGACAGTACAGGGGAACTGAACCGTATTCATCAGGAAATCAGCAAAGAATACCGGATGCTGGAGGACGCGGTCCATGCACCGGCAGATGAAAAGAAACAGGAAGCCTGA
- a CDS encoding sensor histidine kinase — MGNRDYSTFLQAIRKKYNFDFVSIALVVQRPRPLLSWISASGNQNQYYHDIVLESGKGIAGNTYQDKRGILINSVQEELSGMDLVETPIILAENLASLLALPLWKEDQVEGVLMMAFRTPSKFSKACYEKIVHEIAVEELGLELYPEPYEAVRDFRLSGDYRSVPIYELARYPVMKAREEERQRIARDLHDSVVQNVLGVQMLLRSLKYKNSEKEREEVLVQADSWLNNIQNELRGISHGLRPNSLDDFGITAALNSHFRLIEEGYHVTVDFLQNTANIRYNKDIETVFYRICQEATMNACKYGEVDVIHVSLYDAGDTLTLEVTDYGAGFDTDHPEIRGGGQGMKSMADWARTIDGEFRVISSPGRGTKVHLSAPIHDREDGR, encoded by the coding sequence ATGGGAAACAGGGACTACAGCACATTTTTACAGGCAATCAGGAAAAAATATAACTTTGATTTTGTCAGCATCGCGCTGGTGGTACAGCGGCCCCGTCCGCTGCTGTCCTGGATCAGTGCCAGCGGCAATCAGAATCAGTACTACCATGATATTGTTCTGGAATCCGGCAAGGGCATTGCAGGGAATACTTATCAGGACAAGCGGGGGATTTTAATTAATTCCGTACAGGAAGAGCTGTCGGGAATGGATCTGGTGGAAACGCCGATTATTCTCGCAGAGAATCTGGCCAGTCTTCTGGCGCTTCCGCTCTGGAAGGAAGATCAGGTGGAAGGGGTTTTGATGATGGCGTTCCGTACACCTTCAAAATTCTCCAAAGCCTGTTATGAAAAGATTGTGCATGAAATAGCAGTGGAGGAGCTGGGACTGGAACTGTATCCGGAACCCTATGAAGCGGTCAGGGATTTCCGGCTGTCCGGCGACTACCGTTCCGTGCCGATCTATGAGCTGGCCCGTTATCCGGTGATGAAAGCAAGAGAGGAAGAGCGGCAGAGAATTGCCAGAGACCTCCATGACAGCGTGGTGCAGAATGTGCTTGGGGTGCAGATGCTCCTGCGTTCTTTAAAATACAAAAACAGTGAGAAAGAACGGGAAGAGGTGCTGGTACAGGCGGACAGCTGGCTGAATAACATCCAGAATGAACTGCGGGGGATTTCCCATGGACTGCGTCCGAATTCCCTGGATGATTTTGGGATTACCGCCGCTTTGAACAGTCATTTCCGTCTGATCGAAGAAGGATATCATGTGACGGTGGATTTTCTGCAAAATACGGCAAATATAAGGTATAATAAAGACATAGAAACCGTTTTTTACAGAATCTGTCAGGAAGCGACAATGAATGCCTGCAAGTACGGGGAAGTGGATGTGATCCATGTTTCCCTGTACGATGCAGGAGATACACTGACCTTGGAAGTGACAGATTACGGTGCGGGATTTGACACCGATCATCCGGAGATCCGGGGCGGCGGCCAGGGAATGAAAAGCATGGCAGACTGGGCCAGAACCATTGACGGGGAGTTTCGCGTGATCTCTTCGCCGGGCAGGGGAACCAAGGTGCATCTGTCCGCGCCGATACATGACAGGGAGGATGGACGTTGA
- the tatC gene encoding twin-arginine translocase subunit TatC, producing MERSSKAGFAGRLEKFRNRPDAPMESQPLLVHLNELRKVLMICMAAVGIAFGVLLFGFGERVLALVMEPVKQMGIQIIFTDVSEAFAAQAKLSLIFGILLVSPVIFGAVWWFVRPALSGKERKTALFYIGLAVLLFAVGVLFAYRFVFFLAIRFFVTAGDSVAHPMLSLGKYVSFLFGFLLPFGIMFELPVAVVWLTKLGLVSPSDLKGARKFVILGIFIIAAVLTPPDVVSQMMLAVPLLGLFEISVLCSRLVEKREQAPACQTTS from the coding sequence ATGGAACGCAGCAGTAAAGCAGGCTTTGCCGGCAGACTGGAGAAATTCAGGAACCGACCGGATGCCCCGATGGAGTCACAGCCGCTCCTGGTGCATCTGAATGAACTGCGCAAGGTTCTGATGATCTGTATGGCAGCTGTCGGCATTGCCTTCGGGGTGCTGCTGTTCGGGTTTGGAGAGCGGGTGCTGGCTCTGGTCATGGAACCTGTGAAGCAGATGGGGATTCAGATCATCTTTACCGATGTGTCAGAAGCCTTTGCGGCGCAGGCAAAATTATCACTGATCTTCGGCATCCTTCTGGTGAGCCCGGTGATTTTCGGCGCGGTCTGGTGGTTTGTCCGCCCGGCCTTATCCGGAAAAGAAAGAAAAACAGCTCTGTTTTATATCGGGCTGGCGGTGCTTCTGTTTGCAGTTGGCGTGCTCTTCGCATACCGTTTTGTATTTTTCCTGGCAATTCGATTTTTCGTAACTGCGGGAGACTCTGTGGCACATCCGATGCTGTCCCTGGGGAAATATGTCAGCTTTCTGTTTGGCTTCCTGCTTCCCTTCGGCATTATGTTTGAACTGCCGGTAGCGGTGGTCTGGCTGACCAAACTGGGGCTCGTGTCTCCGTCCGATCTGAAAGGCGCGCGGAAATTTGTGATTCTCGGGATATTTATCATCGCGGCAGTCCTGACCCCGCCGGATGTGGTATCTCAGATGATGCTGGCCGTCCCCCTGCTGGGACTGTTTGAAATCAGCGTGCTTTGTTCCAGACTGGTGGAAAAACGTGAACAGGCGCCGGCCTGTCAGACGACTTCATAA
- the tatA gene encoding twin-arginine translocase TatA/TatE family subunit produces MGRLGPTEILVIVAVIVILFGSKKIAGLGKSMGKSIREFKEEVNADGRAQRETAEAEAPAAVQAAPVQAETAAAVQAADHGTQQ; encoded by the coding sequence ATGGGAAGACTTGGACCTACCGAAATATTAGTCATTGTAGCTGTGATTGTCATTCTGTTTGGAAGCAAGAAGATTGCAGGACTCGGCAAATCCATGGGAAAGAGCATCCGTGAGTTTAAGGAAGAAGTAAATGCGGACGGCAGAGCGCAGAGGGAAACCGCGGAAGCGGAGGCCCCGGCCGCTGTGCAGGCGGCTCCGGTACAGGCTGAGACGGCAGCCGCTGTGCAGGCAGCAGATCATGGAACGCAGCAGTAA
- a CDS encoding 4Fe-4S dicluster domain-containing protein: MAMTIEDKLGHNVFHVDNNYQHIEINAECTDEELKRRVVLACPARLYSIDEQGEFKFNYEGCLECGTCRVLAGGRAIRSWNHPMGEMGVQFRQG, translated from the coding sequence ATGGCAATGACGATTGAGGACAAATTAGGGCATAACGTCTTCCATGTGGACAACAATTATCAGCACATCGAAATCAACGCAGAATGCACGGATGAAGAGCTGAAACGCCGCGTGGTTCTGGCCTGTCCGGCCAGGCTTTACAGCATCGATGAACAGGGCGAATTCAAATTCAATTACGAAGGCTGCCTGGAATGCGGCACCTGCCGGGTACTCGCGGGAGGAAGAGCGATTCGGTCCTGGAATCATCCCATGGGCGAAATGGGGGTACAGTTCCGCCAGGGATAA
- a CDS encoding electron transfer flavoprotein subunit alpha/FixB family protein — MERKTKDIWAVMETDETGSVTKAALELLGAGRGLADASGGKLVAVVIGSGAEEAVNTAGAAGADQVLAVDQEDFAAYSTEAYTDALCQLAEKYGPSVILTAATKIGRDFGPRAAARLGTGMAADCTGAESDAEGNITWTRPCYGGSLMVKVKNTAEGPQMASIRPGSFPRPERSEQAAEVIREEVAVSQVRTKILELIRNEGEEIVDLEGAEIIVSGGRGVGSEEKFALVFELARELGATVGASRAAVDAGWVGHMRQVGQTGKIVAPKLYIACGISGAVQHLAGMTGSECIVAINSDPDAPIFSVADYGIVADLKEALPILTEEIRKIKA, encoded by the coding sequence ATGGAAAGAAAAACGAAAGATATTTGGGCCGTAATGGAAACGGATGAAACGGGCAGTGTGACAAAAGCCGCCCTGGAACTGCTGGGTGCCGGCCGGGGACTGGCAGATGCTTCCGGCGGAAAACTGGTGGCCGTGGTGATCGGTTCCGGTGCAGAAGAGGCAGTGAATACAGCAGGAGCGGCAGGCGCAGATCAGGTGCTGGCTGTGGATCAGGAAGATTTTGCGGCATATTCCACCGAGGCCTATACCGATGCCCTGTGTCAGCTGGCAGAAAAGTATGGACCGTCCGTGATTCTTACAGCGGCGACAAAGATCGGCAGAGATTTCGGCCCCCGTGCGGCGGCAAGGCTGGGTACCGGTATGGCAGCGGACTGTACCGGAGCCGAGTCAGACGCGGAGGGGAACATTACCTGGACCCGTCCCTGTTACGGCGGCAGCCTGATGGTAAAGGTAAAGAATACGGCAGAAGGTCCGCAGATGGCTTCGATTCGTCCCGGCTCCTTTCCGCGTCCGGAGCGGTCTGAGCAGGCTGCGGAAGTGATCCGTGAGGAAGTGGCAGTATCCCAGGTTCGGACGAAAATACTGGAGCTGATCCGGAATGAAGGAGAGGAAATCGTGGATCTGGAAGGCGCTGAGATCATAGTATCCGGCGGCCGGGGCGTCGGCAGTGAGGAAAAATTCGCGCTTGTATTTGAACTGGCGCGGGAACTGGGCGCAACCGTGGGAGCTTCCCGTGCTGCTGTGGACGCTGGATGGGTCGGCCATATGCGCCAGGTCGGTCAGACCGGAAAGATCGTAGCGCCGAAGCTTTACATTGCGTGCGGGATCTCCGGCGCGGTGCAGCATCTGGCAGGAATGACCGGATCGGAATGTATTGTGGCCATTAACTCAGATCCGGATGCTCCGATTTTCTCAGTGGCAGATTACGGAATCGTGGCGGATCTGAAAGAAGCTCTTCCGATACTGACGGAGGAAATTCGAAAAATAAAAGCATAA